A DNA window from Chiroxiphia lanceolata isolate bChiLan1 chromosome 6, bChiLan1.pri, whole genome shotgun sequence contains the following coding sequences:
- the RNH1 gene encoding ribonuclease inhibitor, which yields MELDIQCEEMSPSRWAELLTTMKSCKTIRLDDCNLSSSNCEDLSSIINTNPSLTELKLNNNELGDAGVEYLCKGLLMPSCSLQKLWLQNCNLTSASCETLRSVLSAQPSLTELHVGDNRLGTAGVKVLCQGMMNPSCKLQKLQLEYCELTADIVEALNAALQSKPTLKELSLSNNTLGDTAVKQLCRGLVEASCNLELLHLENCGITSDSCRDISTVLSNKSSLMDLSVGDNKIGDSGLALLCQGLMHPNCKIQKLWLWDCDLTSASCKDLSRLISTKETLTEISLIDNNLRDSGMEMLCQALKDPKSKLQELWVRECGLTTACCKVVSSALSTNKHLKVLHMGENKLGDAGVELLCEGLLHPNCNIQSLWLGNCDLTAACCATLATVMTTKQCLTELDLSYNPLEDEGIRKICEALRNPSCNVQQLILYDILWSAEVDDELRALEDSKPEVKIIS from the exons ATGGAGCTTGACATCCAGTGTGAGGAGATGAGCCCATCTAGATGGGCTGAACTTCTGACTACAATGAAATCCTGCAAAACCATCAG GTTGGATGACTGCAATCTCTCCAGCAGTAACTGTGAGGATCTCTCTTCCATCATCAATACAAATCCATCCCTCACAGAGCTGAAGCTGAACAACAATGAACTGGGAGATGCAGGTGTTGAATACCTGTGTAAAGGGTTGCTGATGCCAAGCTGTAGCCTACAGAAGTTATG GCTGCAAAACTGCAATCTGACAAGTGCCAGCTGTGAGACCCTGCGATCTGTCCTCAGTGCACAGCCATCCCTGACAGAGCTGCACGTGGGTGACAACAGACTGGGAACTGCTGGAGTGAAGGTGCTGTGTCAAGGGATGATGAACCCCAGCTGTaagctgcagaagctgca gCTGGAGTATTGTGAACTCACAGCTGATATTGTGGAAGCTCTCAATGCCGCTCTGCAAAGCAAGCCCACCCTGAAGGAACTCAGCCTGAGCAACAACACTCTGGGAGATACAGCTGTAAAGCAACTGTGCCGGGGACTGGTGGAGGCAAGCTGCAACCTAGAGTTACTACA CCTGGAGAACTGTGGCATAACCAGCGACAGCTGTCGGGATATTAGCACTGTTCTCAGTAACAAGTCATCACTGATGGATCTCTCTGTGGGGGATAACAAGATTGGAGACTCCGGGCTGGCTCTGCTTTGCCAAGGACTGATGCATCCTAACTGCAAAATCCAGAAGCTGTG gTTATGGGACTGTGATCTCACAAGTGCTAGCTGTAAAGATCTCTCCAGACTCATCAGTACAAAAGAGACCCTCACAGAGATCAGTCTAATAGACAACAACCTGAGAGACTCAGGGATGGAAATGCTGTGTCAGGCGCTCAAGGATCCCAAATCTAAACTTCAGGAGCTATG GGTTAGGGAGTGCGGCCTCACAACTGCTTGCTGCAAGGttgtcagctctgctctcagcacCAACAAGCACTTGAAAGTACTGCACATGGGTGAGAACAAGTTGGGAGATGCAGGTGTTGAACTCCTCTGTGAAGGGCTGCTGCACCCCAACTGCAACATCCAGTCCTTATG gctGGGTAACTGCGATCTGACGGCAGCCTGCTGTGCCACCCTCGCCACCGTCATGACCACCAAGCAGTGCCTTACCGAGCTGGACCTGAGCTACAACCCTCTGGAAGACGAAGGCATCAGGAAGATCTGTGAAGCCTTGAGGAATCCCAGCTGCAACGTGCAGCAGTTAAT TTTGTATGACATTTTGTGGAGTGCTGAAGTGGATGATGAACTGAGAGCCTTGGAAGACTCCAAGCCTGAAGTGAAGATCATTTCATGA